A region of Bifidobacterium adolescentis ATCC 15703 DNA encodes the following proteins:
- a CDS encoding glycosyltransferase family 2 protein has product MTEKQVAKKPIEKLAIVVVTYKRQQLLATLFESIEKLTVAPWRIIVVDNEHSDKTHGMVEEFSAKLTAQWGTTVADLSGNENRVVYAPQTDNLGGAGGFSAGVKKAYELGAEWFWVMDDDVAVMPEGIERLAKWTDRHDVIQGSRYDYDGGPFYWQYDFIVPLGIPNPIAPAAFGPAGYRVMDTLCFEGGLFRRNIVEKIGLPDPRFFIYWDDTMYGYRASKVTNPIVVPDVVLRRTREIGNWDIAGVRQLNSTSDMNRYHIMRNRGYMARYFMTYGDYRPLLFGLGTALTAVKEVIRLTMVDREHFKTGIVQIAKGWWDSRKLLHDPEWQPMPPLK; this is encoded by the coding sequence ATGACTGAAAAGCAAGTTGCGAAGAAGCCCATCGAAAAGCTGGCTATCGTCGTGGTGACCTACAAGCGCCAGCAGCTGCTCGCCACCCTGTTCGAATCCATCGAGAAGCTTACCGTCGCCCCGTGGCGCATCATCGTCGTGGACAACGAGCACAGTGACAAGACCCATGGCATGGTCGAAGAATTCAGCGCCAAGCTCACCGCGCAGTGGGGCACCACCGTGGCCGACCTGTCCGGCAACGAGAACCGCGTGGTCTACGCGCCGCAGACCGACAACCTCGGAGGCGCGGGCGGTTTCTCCGCAGGCGTGAAGAAGGCGTACGAGCTGGGTGCCGAATGGTTCTGGGTCATGGACGACGACGTCGCCGTCATGCCGGAAGGCATCGAGCGCTTGGCCAAGTGGACCGATCGGCACGACGTGATTCAGGGAAGCCGCTACGACTATGATGGCGGTCCGTTCTACTGGCAGTACGATTTCATCGTCCCGCTCGGCATTCCGAACCCGATCGCACCGGCTGCGTTCGGCCCGGCTGGCTATCGCGTGATGGACACGTTGTGCTTCGAAGGCGGCCTGTTCCGCCGCAACATCGTCGAGAAGATCGGTCTGCCCGACCCGCGTTTCTTCATCTATTGGGACGACACGATGTACGGCTATCGTGCCAGCAAGGTCACCAATCCGATCGTCGTGCCCGACGTGGTGCTGCGCCGTACGCGCGAGATCGGCAATTGGGACATCGCCGGCGTGCGCCAGCTCAACTCCACTTCCGACATGAACCGCTACCACATCATGCGCAACCGCGGCTACATGGCCCGATACTTCATGACGTACGGCGATTACCGTCCGCTGTTGTTCGGCCTGGGTACGGCGCTGACCGCGGTCAAGGAAGTGATTCGACTGACGATGGTGGACCGCGAGCATTTCAAGACAGGCATCGTTCAGATCGCCAAGGGATGGTGGGATTCGCGCAAGCTGCTGCATGATCCGGAATGGCAGCCGATGCCGCCGCTGAAGTAA
- the tenA gene encoding thiaminase II: protein MADVISVTNSDSAFDASKGVTRTNLPPFAQRLRKAADLVWEEGYKQPFIRELGEGTLPREKFAFYLLQDFRYLNDYARVHALGLAKTDDPEIMAFMLNVQNGALNVESTVHRTYLASYGITDEQMNNVRQSAFARAYTSNILSIAYGKDILDILVAVLPCAWVYADYGYRLAHEFADTLDVNQYKSWVDMYKTDEFWQGSAWLIEHIEKLAAEVSEERKQELVDIFVTGVENEYMFWSSAYDMQYTWKPEWDQES, encoded by the coding sequence ATGGCTGATGTGATTTCCGTAACCAATTCCGATTCCGCGTTCGACGCTTCGAAGGGCGTCACGCGAACCAATCTTCCCCCATTCGCGCAGCGGCTGCGCAAAGCCGCCGACCTCGTATGGGAGGAAGGCTACAAGCAGCCGTTCATCCGCGAACTGGGCGAAGGCACTCTGCCGCGCGAGAAGTTCGCGTTCTATCTGCTGCAGGATTTCCGTTATCTTAACGACTACGCCAGAGTGCATGCTTTGGGACTGGCCAAAACAGACGATCCTGAGATCATGGCGTTCATGCTCAACGTGCAGAACGGCGCGTTGAATGTGGAGTCGACCGTGCACCGCACGTATCTGGCCAGCTACGGCATCACCGACGAGCAGATGAACAACGTGCGCCAGTCGGCGTTCGCCCGCGCGTACACGTCGAACATCCTTTCCATCGCCTATGGCAAGGACATCCTCGACATTCTCGTGGCCGTGCTCCCCTGCGCCTGGGTGTATGCGGATTACGGATATCGTCTTGCCCATGAATTCGCAGACACGCTCGATGTGAACCAGTACAAGAGCTGGGTGGACATGTACAAGACCGACGAGTTCTGGCAGGGTTCGGCTTGGCTCATCGAGCATATCGAAAAACTCGCCGCCGAGGTGAGCGAGGAACGTAAGCAGGAGCTGGTCGATATTTTTGTGACCGGCGTTGAGAACGAGTACATGTTCTGGTCCAGCGCGTACGACATGCAGTACACGTGGAAGCCCGAATGGGATCAGGAGAGCTGA
- a CDS encoding YhbY family RNA-binding protein — protein sequence MALTKKQVKQLRGLATKLNPLIQVGRNDLSENAVKQADETIEKRELIKCSVLDGSGLTAKEAGEGLAEQLGAELVQVIGNRFVLYRRSQRDDVEHIRLVRE from the coding sequence ATGGCACTTACCAAAAAGCAGGTCAAGCAGCTGCGCGGCCTGGCCACCAAACTCAATCCGCTCATCCAGGTCGGCAGGAACGATCTGAGCGAAAACGCCGTCAAACAGGCGGACGAGACCATCGAGAAGCGCGAGCTCATCAAATGCTCCGTGCTCGACGGTTCCGGTCTGACCGCCAAGGAGGCCGGCGAAGGTCTCGCCGAACAGCTTGGCGCGGAACTCGTGCAGGTCATCGGCAACCGTTTCGTGCTCTACCGTCGTTCCCAGCGTGACGACGTGGAGCACATTCGTCTCGTGCGCGAATAG
- a CDS encoding energy-coupling factor transporter ATPase, whose product MVTTNAPIITLRDVRFTYDGGATWALDGMSLDIRRGERICLTGPNGSGKSTLSRVIAGLVAPDEGYVALSGNVVFDESGAHADEYRTARCGIGAVFQHPEDQIVTTVTEDDVAFGPENLAIEHDEIGLRISGSLDAVDMSDYRASNPTRMSGGQQQRIAIAGMLAMDSDVLVLDEPTAMLDPQGRADIMRVLDELQDRGTTIILVTHHADELEHADRVIQLEAGHIVGDGPADERLRMPVQSVGLPKRIDDESAETLIEARDISYRYVDAERDVFNHLSFSIGKGETVALMGRNGAGKTTLARMLCALEKPTTGSIVIDGIAVATAKANGGTKPLNRKNRTRLRRTVGYVMQHPERQLFADTVAEDVAYGPSNLGLDTSEAMERAMQAMRLLHIEHLRDRSPFDLSGGQQRLVAIAGVIACEPKALILDEPTAGLDEEAAARVHGLIHELKSRGVTILLISHSQDEVDELADRTIMLGKPAKRADSKESTESTVKATCEAEPDAEPSVDAAGSDTATVGERRTLLERLDPRVGMLSALALMFSAFAIGSFWQLLLAVVFAGVIAAAGRINVGRLAASVRVFLALFVFCGLLNIFFVRTGTTVASLGPIPITDDGIRIAILYACRFAVVIVIGAMFLASTTPTAMTDAFESLLSPFARFGLHTQETALVMSLALRFLPTLGMETKAIIDAQSARGGSVETGSFVVRIKAMVAVVVPVFAAAIRHADNLSLALDARCYEEGVTRTHWRVMRVTGMDVTVAIVVLVYLVALVVPGVLL is encoded by the coding sequence ATGGTTACGACCAATGCGCCGATCATAACGCTACGTGATGTGCGATTCACCTATGATGGCGGCGCGACATGGGCGCTTGACGGTATGAGTCTTGACATCCGCCGTGGCGAACGCATCTGTCTGACGGGGCCGAACGGTTCGGGCAAATCCACGCTGTCACGTGTCATCGCCGGACTGGTGGCTCCCGATGAGGGATATGTCGCATTGTCAGGCAATGTGGTGTTCGACGAGTCCGGTGCGCACGCCGACGAGTATCGAACCGCCCGTTGCGGCATCGGCGCGGTGTTCCAGCATCCCGAAGACCAAATCGTCACCACCGTCACCGAAGACGACGTGGCGTTCGGACCGGAGAATCTTGCGATTGAACATGATGAGATCGGACTGCGCATCTCCGGTTCGCTGGACGCCGTGGATATGAGCGACTATCGCGCTTCCAACCCGACGCGCATGAGCGGCGGCCAACAACAACGCATCGCCATCGCCGGCATGCTGGCGATGGATTCCGACGTGCTCGTGCTCGACGAGCCGACCGCCATGCTCGACCCGCAAGGGCGCGCCGACATCATGCGGGTGCTGGACGAACTGCAGGACCGCGGCACCACCATCATTCTCGTCACGCACCATGCGGACGAGTTGGAACATGCCGACCGTGTGATTCAGCTGGAAGCAGGCCACATCGTAGGCGATGGCCCCGCCGACGAGCGGCTTCGGATGCCGGTTCAATCGGTGGGCCTGCCGAAACGCATTGATGATGAGTCCGCCGAAACGCTCATCGAAGCACGCGACATATCGTATCGTTACGTGGACGCCGAACGTGACGTGTTCAACCACCTGTCGTTCAGCATCGGCAAAGGCGAGACAGTGGCGTTGATGGGACGCAATGGCGCCGGCAAAACCACATTGGCGCGCATGCTGTGCGCGTTGGAGAAACCCACGACAGGCTCGATCGTCATCGACGGCATCGCCGTGGCCACTGCGAAGGCGAACGGCGGAACGAAGCCCCTCAATCGCAAAAACCGTACGAGGCTGCGCCGTACGGTCGGCTACGTCATGCAGCATCCGGAACGGCAGCTGTTCGCCGACACCGTGGCCGAAGACGTCGCATACGGGCCTTCCAACCTGGGATTGGATACGTCCGAGGCGATGGAACGCGCCATGCAGGCCATGCGGCTGCTGCATATCGAACATCTGCGAGACCGTTCGCCGTTCGACCTGTCGGGCGGCCAGCAGCGACTGGTGGCGATCGCCGGCGTGATCGCATGCGAGCCGAAAGCGTTGATTCTGGACGAGCCGACCGCAGGTCTTGACGAGGAGGCCGCCGCACGCGTGCACGGGCTCATCCACGAGCTCAAATCACGCGGCGTGACCATACTGCTCATCTCGCATTCGCAGGATGAAGTGGACGAGCTTGCCGACCGTACCATCATGTTGGGCAAGCCGGCGAAACGTGCGGACTCTAAGGAATCCACGGAATCCACAGTGAAAGCCACCTGCGAAGCGGAACCGGATGCGGAACCATCCGTGGACGCCGCCGGCTCGGACACCGCGACCGTGGGGGAGCGGCGGACCCTGTTGGAACGCCTCGATCCGCGCGTGGGCATGCTGTCCGCATTGGCGCTCATGTTCTCCGCGTTCGCCATCGGCTCATTCTGGCAATTGCTGCTTGCCGTGGTGTTCGCCGGCGTGATCGCCGCGGCCGGACGCATCAATGTAGGCCGATTGGCCGCTTCCGTGCGTGTGTTCCTGGCATTGTTCGTTTTCTGCGGCCTGCTGAACATCTTCTTCGTACGCACCGGCACCACGGTGGCGAGCCTCGGGCCGATTCCCATCACCGATGACGGCATCCGCATCGCCATACTCTACGCATGTCGGTTCGCCGTGGTCATCGTCATCGGAGCGATGTTCCTTGCCTCCACCACACCGACCGCCATGACCGACGCGTTCGAATCATTGCTGTCACCGTTCGCCAGATTCGGCCTGCACACGCAGGAGACGGCATTGGTGATGAGCCTCGCCCTGCGTTTCCTGCCGACGCTTGGCATGGAAACGAAAGCGATCATCGACGCGCAGTCGGCACGCGGTGGCAGCGTCGAAACAGGTTCGTTCGTAGTACGCATCAAAGCGATGGTGGCGGTCGTCGTGCCGGTCTTCGCCGCAGCCATCCGCCACGCCGACAACCTGAGCCTCGCCTTGGACGCGCGCTGCTATGAGGAAGGTGTGACGCGCACGCATTGGCGTGTCATGCGCGTCACCGGCATGGACGTGACCGTGGCGATCGTGGTGCTCGTCTATCTCGTCGCACTGGTCGTGCCGGGCGTGCTGTTATGA
- a CDS encoding ECF transporter S component: MSVSSPSNTSNTAADQAADKPMTRPDNAHSTGVADSGRWSTKRIAMYALFVALSMAVSFIEFPIIPGVQWLKYDPSGIVCLVAGFAFGPAAAVIVSVLGFVPHLFTNPWGTLMAVLVALALSVPASLIYKKNKTRKGALIGIIVGAVVALAVAIVGNIIVTPFYAHMTTAQVVALIVPALLPFNALKFTIHGVVTFLIYKPISNLLNR; this comes from the coding sequence ATGAGTGTATCCTCTCCTAGCAATACCTCCAATACCGCAGCTGATCAGGCCGCAGACAAACCGATGACCCGTCCGGACAACGCGCACTCCACAGGCGTCGCCGACTCCGGCCGCTGGTCCACCAAACGCATCGCCATGTACGCGCTGTTCGTGGCGCTGTCCATGGCCGTCAGCTTCATCGAATTCCCGATCATCCCAGGCGTGCAATGGCTCAAATACGACCCATCCGGCATCGTCTGCCTCGTCGCGGGCTTCGCGTTCGGCCCGGCCGCAGCCGTCATCGTCAGCGTGCTCGGCTTCGTGCCGCACCTGTTCACCAACCCATGGGGCACCCTGATGGCCGTGCTCGTGGCATTGGCCCTGTCCGTGCCGGCATCGCTCATCTACAAAAAGAACAAGACGCGCAAGGGCGCGCTGATCGGCATCATCGTCGGCGCTGTCGTGGCGCTCGCCGTCGCCATCGTCGGCAACATCATCGTCACGCCGTTCTACGCGCACATGACCACCGCGCAGGTCGTGGCGCTTATAGTGCCGGCGCTCCTGCCGTTCAACGCGTTGAAGTTCACCATCCACGGCGTGGTCACGTTCTTGATCTACAAGCCGATCTCCAACCTGCTGAACCGTTGA
- a CDS encoding DEAD/DEAH box helicase, translated as MRTNVRTMGVQVADTLAWLSDELRSECSQPVLQRARGIANQWRSKMEDLHCLNDTASNRITLYATIRGTTSPSSRYEVQATLDFADELFLARYCSCPAFSGSQRGYGSYRTFDYHNSPKYRSFDDDDDYDYVDDYDDFGSGSTYGHVNDDDDSASSTSRRYTGMCKHVAAMLLLFLQQPERFRGFHAAAATPRALADYMRSLDAKSNNAGENAQLDVLKRIINAKSRLIEEQRGASGQGAAKPKRKSSAPVDVKPGSVYLEPTLINGHDALRLSLRIGCGDADYALKNISRFVADMRTGTYESYGKKLAFTHTPDMLDPFSLKLYRFLQQVIASRTAAQLQNGYYYGEAVRVDRELVLTDWEACDLLDLFHAVTQDEYKEHESKARGFLRTSDGDGLRRLLIEDFQRTKKSGPSRIHMANEGGEPFGLDIVEGDPTFTFKASYVHEGTASGVRITSNQSISDVINGRNGFYIFSRERPDDSTETDRIGIDGLFRCTDKLRPALQVLPDLCSDDPDGVFIAENDWPMFARTIVPKLTEAGIGFDIPQEVTEAVGTECRIEFYLDRDLYGITCEAVAKYGDFTFQLVPTAKELRGVINPDSRSRASQVKRDLSRESFAVQVVRQLCPTWSSIDVARVKEEDEQAILLMLTDGVQILKSVGQVFSTAAFDGMMQPNPPSVKVGLSIDSNLVEISPIADEVPMNEVGALLDSYRRKRRYHRLKNGTFVDLKEADLHELDQVSTDLDLSEKQLDSGIIKIPGYQAFLLDSQVDDEGKSASFVDYVNDVRIIDPKRYEVSERLKTVLRPYQVEGFQWLSTLWDKGFGGILADEMGLGKSVQLLSLIEARKGSGPSLIVCPASLVYNWAAECEKFAGDLTVEVVAGTKAQRRKAIATVATQSQENDGATTNGATTYDGTDVVITSYDLLRRDVDDYAACHFALMALDEAQYIKNHATKVAKSVKQVTADHRFALTGTPIENRLSELWSIFDFLMPGLLGTYTKFREKYEQPIMAPGPEHSVMADKLQALVGLFIKRRLKKDVLTDLPDKFENVLTVKLEGEQRKLYAAHEQRLRATLTKASDADFNTKKIRILAEFTLLREICCDPRLVYADAKNASAKLDAIVELVATCMDEGKKVLVFSQFTSFLELIGARLAEQGVEYYTITGETPKKRRVELVDEFNGNDVPVFLISLKAGNTGLNLVGASVVVHADPWWNAAAQNQATDRAHRIGQTQDVNVYQIVAKDTIEERILKLQEKKNELARQFTDGTASGGVGTLSKDDLLDLLS; from the coding sequence ATGAGAACAAACGTACGAACGATGGGGGTTCAGGTGGCGGACACTCTGGCATGGCTTTCCGACGAGCTGCGCAGCGAATGCAGCCAGCCGGTACTGCAGCGCGCCCGCGGCATCGCCAACCAATGGCGTTCCAAAATGGAGGACCTGCATTGCCTGAACGACACCGCATCCAACCGCATCACCCTGTATGCCACCATACGGGGCACCACCTCACCCTCCAGCCGTTACGAAGTGCAAGCCACGCTTGATTTCGCCGACGAGCTGTTTCTGGCACGCTACTGCTCCTGCCCGGCATTCAGCGGTTCGCAGCGCGGCTACGGTTCCTACCGGACCTTCGACTACCACAACAGTCCGAAATACCGCAGCTTCGACGATGACGACGACTACGATTACGTCGACGACTACGACGATTTCGGCTCCGGCAGCACGTACGGCCACGTCAACGATGATGACGACTCGGCTTCCTCCACCAGCCGCCGGTATACCGGCATGTGCAAGCACGTAGCCGCCATGCTGCTGCTGTTCCTGCAACAGCCGGAACGATTCCGGGGATTCCACGCCGCAGCCGCAACACCCCGGGCCCTCGCCGACTACATGCGCTCCCTCGATGCGAAAAGCAACAACGCCGGCGAGAATGCCCAACTCGACGTGCTGAAACGAATCATCAACGCGAAAAGCCGATTGATCGAGGAACAACGTGGCGCCTCCGGACAGGGAGCCGCCAAACCGAAACGCAAATCAAGCGCGCCGGTCGACGTCAAACCGGGAAGCGTGTACCTCGAGCCCACGCTGATCAACGGCCATGACGCCCTGCGCCTGTCCCTGCGCATCGGATGCGGCGACGCCGACTATGCGCTCAAAAACATCTCAAGATTCGTGGCCGACATGCGGACGGGAACATACGAGTCGTATGGCAAAAAACTCGCGTTCACCCACACTCCGGACATGCTCGACCCCTTCTCGCTGAAGCTATACCGCTTCCTGCAGCAGGTGATTGCATCCAGAACGGCGGCCCAACTGCAAAACGGATACTATTACGGCGAAGCGGTACGCGTCGACCGTGAACTCGTCCTCACCGATTGGGAGGCATGCGACCTGCTCGACCTGTTCCACGCCGTGACACAGGACGAATACAAGGAACACGAGTCGAAGGCCCGTGGTTTCCTGCGCACGTCGGACGGTGACGGGCTGAGACGATTGCTTATCGAGGATTTCCAACGCACCAAGAAATCCGGGCCAAGCCGCATCCACATGGCCAACGAAGGAGGCGAACCGTTCGGCCTTGACATTGTCGAAGGCGACCCCACCTTCACGTTCAAGGCGTCCTACGTGCATGAGGGCACCGCGTCGGGCGTGCGCATCACATCGAACCAAAGCATCTCCGATGTCATCAACGGACGCAACGGCTTCTACATTTTCAGCCGCGAACGTCCCGACGATTCCACGGAGACGGACAGGATAGGCATCGACGGGCTCTTCCGCTGCACCGATAAACTGCGCCCGGCATTACAGGTGCTGCCTGACCTGTGTTCCGACGATCCGGACGGCGTGTTCATCGCCGAAAACGACTGGCCCATGTTTGCCCGAACCATCGTGCCGAAACTCACCGAAGCGGGCATCGGATTCGACATTCCGCAGGAAGTGACCGAAGCGGTGGGAACCGAATGCCGGATCGAATTCTATCTGGACCGCGATTTGTACGGCATCACCTGCGAAGCGGTGGCGAAATACGGCGACTTCACCTTCCAACTGGTGCCCACCGCCAAAGAACTGCGCGGCGTGATCAACCCCGATTCACGTTCAAGAGCCTCGCAGGTCAAACGCGACCTGTCACGAGAATCGTTCGCCGTGCAGGTGGTACGCCAGCTGTGCCCTACATGGAGCTCCATCGACGTGGCACGCGTCAAAGAAGAGGACGAGCAGGCTATCCTGCTCATGCTCACCGACGGCGTGCAGATCCTCAAATCGGTGGGCCAGGTCTTCTCCACGGCGGCATTCGATGGCATGATGCAGCCCAACCCGCCATCGGTGAAGGTCGGCTTGTCCATCGACTCGAACCTCGTTGAAATCTCACCGATCGCCGACGAGGTGCCGATGAACGAAGTCGGCGCGCTGCTTGACTCCTACCGCAGAAAACGCCGCTACCATCGGCTCAAAAACGGCACGTTCGTGGATTTGAAGGAAGCCGACCTGCATGAGCTCGACCAAGTGTCCACGGACCTCGACCTGAGTGAAAAACAGCTTGACTCCGGCATCATCAAAATCCCCGGATACCAAGCGTTCCTGCTGGACTCCCAAGTGGACGACGAAGGCAAAAGCGCCTCGTTCGTGGACTATGTCAACGATGTGAGAATCATCGATCCGAAACGCTACGAAGTGTCCGAACGGCTCAAAACCGTGCTCCGCCCATACCAGGTGGAGGGCTTCCAATGGCTGTCCACCCTGTGGGACAAGGGCTTCGGCGGCATCCTCGCCGACGAGATGGGCCTCGGCAAATCCGTGCAGCTGCTCTCGCTCATCGAAGCGCGCAAGGGGAGCGGTCCGTCACTCATCGTCTGCCCGGCATCGCTCGTCTACAACTGGGCCGCGGAATGCGAGAAATTCGCGGGCGATCTGACGGTGGAAGTCGTCGCCGGTACGAAAGCGCAGCGACGCAAGGCCATCGCGACGGTGGCCACGCAATCGCAGGAGAACGACGGTGCTACGACGAATGGCGCCACGACGTACGACGGCACCGACGTGGTGATCACCTCCTACGATCTGCTGCGTCGCGACGTGGACGATTACGCAGCCTGCCATTTCGCGCTGATGGCGCTCGACGAGGCGCAATACATCAAAAACCACGCCACAAAGGTGGCCAAATCGGTCAAACAGGTCACGGCCGACCATCGCTTCGCTCTGACCGGCACGCCAATCGAAAACCGGTTGAGCGAACTGTGGAGCATTTTCGACTTCCTCATGCCCGGACTGCTCGGCACCTATACGAAATTCCGCGAAAAATACGAGCAGCCGATCATGGCTCCCGGTCCGGAACATTCCGTCATGGCCGACAAACTGCAGGCATTGGTGGGACTGTTCATCAAACGCCGTCTGAAAAAAGACGTGCTCACCGACCTGCCCGACAAATTCGAGAACGTGCTCACCGTCAAACTGGAAGGAGAGCAGCGCAAACTGTACGCCGCACACGAACAGCGGCTACGCGCCACGCTCACCAAGGCGTCGGACGCCGACTTCAACACCAAGAAGATCCGCATCCTCGCCGAATTCACCTTGCTGCGCGAAATCTGCTGCGATCCAAGACTCGTCTACGCCGACGCGAAGAACGCCTCCGCCAAACTCGACGCCATCGTCGAACTCGTGGCCACATGCATGGACGAAGGCAAAAAGGTCCTCGTGTTCTCGCAATTCACCTCGTTCCTCGAACTCATCGGCGCCAGACTCGCCGAACAAGGCGTGGAATACTACACCATCACCGGCGAGACGCCGAAGAAACGCCGTGTGGAACTGGTCGACGAATTCAACGGCAACGACGTGCCCGTATTCCTCATCTCGCTCAAAGCCGGCAACACGGGCCTGAACCTCGTGGGCGCGTCCGTGGTGGTGCACGCCGACCCATGGTGGAACGCCGCCGCGCAGAACCAGGCAACCGACCGCGCGCACCGTATCGGCCAAACCCAGGACGTGAACGTATACCAGATCGTGGCCAAAGACACCATCGAGGAACGCATCCTGAAACTGCAGGAAAAGAAAAACGAGCTGGCGCGCCAATTCACCGACGGCACCGCATCCGGCGGCGTCGGCACGCTCAGCAAGGACGATCTGCTCGACCTGCTGTCATAA
- a CDS encoding C1 family peptidase: MTNSITAIKPERLAQYAKDFNADRANLVAANAAVSSGVLEAATDYKGQRALPRDFSIELKQGSITNQRRSGRCWMFASLNTLRYELMHQWGLDDFEFSETYLFFWDAMEKSNTYLENVFATLDEPTDSRLFQEINYGPADDGGWWQMFAALVDKYGLVPKSAYPESANSKDSDAFKQYLNSRLRQFAADLRERYAAGATVDELRAVKDDDMSTVYRMCAISLGEPPEKFDFLARVSDDDKKDDKKSGEDEADKPKTGKDERRQIRETGITPMEFYKKYVPVDVDDLVTLCNVPMASRPFNKRYRIRYTANVAEAGDMEFVNVPLDVFKKAAVDQISAGHPIWFACDCTQFSLRAAGYFDCDSVRVDQLFGTDFDFDKAHGLEYGDSPSNHAMTLTGVNLDEQGKPNRWKVENSWGKDNGEDGYYVASDKWFDRYVTEIIIRKEYLDDATRALLETEPVELDPWQPLTKRCR; this comes from the coding sequence ATGACCAACAGCATCACAGCAATCAAACCGGAACGTCTCGCACAATACGCCAAAGACTTCAACGCCGACCGGGCCAACCTTGTGGCCGCCAACGCCGCGGTGTCCTCGGGCGTGCTCGAAGCCGCCACCGACTACAAAGGCCAGCGCGCGCTGCCACGCGACTTCTCCATCGAACTGAAACAGGGGTCCATCACCAACCAGCGCCGATCCGGCCGCTGCTGGATGTTCGCATCCCTCAACACCCTGCGTTACGAGCTCATGCACCAGTGGGGACTCGACGATTTCGAATTCTCCGAAACCTACCTGTTCTTCTGGGATGCGATGGAAAAATCCAACACGTATCTCGAAAACGTGTTCGCCACGCTCGACGAGCCGACCGACAGCCGCCTGTTCCAGGAGATCAACTACGGGCCGGCCGATGACGGCGGTTGGTGGCAGATGTTCGCCGCCCTTGTAGACAAGTATGGTCTCGTGCCGAAGAGCGCCTACCCGGAATCCGCCAATTCCAAGGACTCCGACGCGTTCAAACAATACCTCAACAGCAGGCTGCGCCAGTTCGCCGCCGACCTGCGCGAACGTTACGCAGCCGGCGCCACGGTCGATGAACTGCGCGCGGTCAAGGACGACGACATGTCCACCGTGTACCGCATGTGCGCCATCTCGTTGGGCGAGCCGCCGGAGAAGTTCGACTTCCTGGCCCGCGTGAGCGACGATGACAAGAAGGACGATAAGAAAAGCGGCGAAGACGAGGCCGACAAGCCGAAAACCGGCAAGGACGAGCGCAGACAGATCCGCGAAACCGGCATCACGCCGATGGAATTCTACAAGAAGTACGTGCCGGTGGACGTCGACGATCTGGTGACGTTGTGCAACGTGCCGATGGCGTCCCGTCCGTTCAACAAGCGTTACCGCATCCGCTACACCGCCAATGTGGCCGAAGCGGGGGATATGGAATTCGTCAACGTGCCGCTCGACGTGTTCAAAAAGGCCGCGGTCGACCAGATTAGCGCCGGACACCCGATCTGGTTCGCCTGCGACTGCACCCAGTTCTCGCTGCGTGCGGCCGGCTATTTCGACTGCGACAGCGTGCGCGTGGACCAGCTGTTCGGCACCGATTTCGACTTCGACAAGGCGCACGGCCTCGAATACGGCGACAGTCCAAGCAACCATGCCATGACCCTCACCGGCGTGAACCTTGACGAGCAAGGCAAGCCGAACCGCTGGAAAGTGGAGAACAGCTGGGGCAAAGACAACGGCGAAGACGGCTACTACGTGGCCTCCGACAAGTGGTTCGACCGCTATGTGACCGAAATCATCATCCGCAAGGAATACCTCGACGACGCCACCCGAGCGCTGCTCGAAACCGAGCCGGTGGAACTCGACCCATGGCAGCCGCTGACCAAACGCTGCCGCTGA